One Candidatus Methylomirabilis sp. genomic window, CACCGGCGGAGGGCCGCGGCGAACCCCTCGGGCCCCCGGGCCCGGAAGTCCCGGTCGAGCCTCGACAGCGAGTCCACGGCCCGAAGGGTGGAGCGTGCCCCTCGCACAAACCTCGCGGTTTCATCGCAACCCGGGGGTGCGAGGAAAGTGCGAGGTTCTCGGGAGCCCTCCCGGCAGCTCCAGACAGGCCGGGTTTCGAGCTTTCCGGGAGAGGCGTAGCCTGGCCCCGAGGCAAGCGGGGCGAGCAGCAAGGGGGCCCCATGGTTCGGCCACCCGGCCGTGACGTCGGACCGCGCGCCGGGGAGGGGAGTGGTTCAGGCCTTTCCGCGACGCGGACCGTCCTGGTGTTGATGCCCGACCCTGCCCGCTGCGGGGAGTTCGTGGGCGCGCTCCAGGACAGGGGACTGCCCGCGGTGCAGGCCACCACGGCGAGCCAGGCCATCCACTGGGCCAGACGCGAGCCACCGGCTTTGGTCGTGATCGATCTCGCGGTGGACCGCTCCCGGATCGTTCTGCAGGAGTTTCGCCGAGAGGGGCGGGCGGTGGTGGCCCTCAGCCCGGACTCCCGGATCCGCACCTGGGCCCTGGAGGCGGGCTGCCTGGACGCGCCCGACCCGGCCCTGGACCCGCACGAACTCGCTCTCAAGGCGGCGGTCCTGGTGAGGGAGGGACTCAGGGCGCGGGGGAGGGTGCTCGCCGGTCCTCTGATGGTCGATCTGTCGGAACGCTGCCTGCTCTGGCGGGGGAGGAAGCTCCGGACCACCCCCCTGCTGGTGGACTTGGCCGCATACCTCGCGGCCCGAGCCGGGGAGATCGTCCCCGTGCCCACGCTCCTGGAACAGGTGTGGGGGGAGCCCTGGGCATCCGCGGAGAGGGTCCACCACGCGGTGTGGCGCCTCCGGGGGCTCCTCGGTGAGGGCAGGCACTCGGCCTTCCTGGTCGGCCGGCGCGGACACGGCTACGGCGTCTTCCCCGAGAGCCCCCGCCTGACCCGCCGGCTGGGCGCTCCCGGCTAAGCCCCTCACCTTTCCTCGCACTTTCCTGCCACAGACCTCGCACGACCACCTCGCAGTTTCCTCGCACCAAAAGTCCCCCACCTCGCACGAATCCCCTGTCAAGGTTCGGGCCCTCTTTCCGTCCTTGTATGCGCGGATGGTGGCCCGCCGGACGACCTGATTGGGACCGGCGGCGGGTCACCGACGGTCTACGGACCAGGCGTCCGTCCGACAGCCGGAGGGTCTTCGATGGGCCTCCCGGTC contains:
- a CDS encoding winged helix-turn-helix domain-containing protein — its product is MPDPARCGEFVGALQDRGLPAVQATTASQAIHWARREPPALVVIDLAVDRSRIVLQEFRREGRAVVALSPDSRIRTWALEAGCLDAPDPALDPHELALKAAVLVREGLRARGRVLAGPLMVDLSERCLLWRGRKLRTTPLLVDLAAYLAARAGEIVPVPTLLEQVWGEPWASAERVHHAVWRLRGLLGEGRHSAFLVGRRGHGYGVFPESPRLTRRLGAPG